A genomic region of Bacteroides acidifaciens contains the following coding sequences:
- the rbsK gene encoding ribokinase gives METISSNRPKIVVIGSCNTDMVVKANRLPVPGETILGGTFYMNPGGKGANQAIAAARLGAEVTFISKIGYDLFGLQALEIYKSEKINTEFIFTDQKSPSGVALISVDSFGENSIIVAPGASRSLSIEDINKAEEKIKEADIILMQLEVPIETVEYAATIANQYGKKVILNPAPASTLSNSFLNNVHTILPNRIEAEMLSGIKVMDVESAHRAAKAIGEKGIENVVITLGKDGAYVKEKDEYTMVPAKEVETIDTTGAGDVFCGAFSVYLSKGHSLAESVKFANAAAAIAVTRIGAQSAIPYKREVNL, from the coding sequence ATGGAAACTATATCTAGCAATCGACCCAAAATCGTAGTTATCGGAAGCTGTAATACCGATATGGTTGTGAAAGCCAACAGGCTACCTGTCCCCGGAGAAACCATTCTAGGTGGAACTTTCTATATGAACCCTGGGGGCAAAGGAGCCAATCAGGCTATCGCAGCAGCACGATTAGGAGCGGAAGTAACTTTTATCTCCAAAATTGGTTATGATCTATTTGGACTGCAAGCTTTAGAAATATACAAATCTGAGAAAATCAATACTGAATTTATATTCACCGATCAGAAAAGTCCGTCAGGAGTAGCTCTTATTTCTGTCGATTCTTTCGGAGAAAACAGCATCATCGTAGCACCGGGGGCCAGCCGTTCGCTTTCGATAGAAGATATCAATAAAGCTGAAGAAAAAATCAAGGAAGCTGATATTATACTCATGCAACTTGAAGTTCCGATAGAAACAGTGGAGTATGCAGCTACTATTGCCAACCAATATGGCAAGAAAGTAATACTCAACCCTGCGCCTGCCTCTACCTTGAGCAACTCCTTTTTAAATAATGTACATACTATATTGCCTAATCGTATAGAAGCAGAAATGCTATCAGGAATAAAGGTAATGGATGTTGAAAGTGCGCACCGGGCAGCTAAAGCCATCGGAGAAAAAGGTATAGAAAATGTCGTCATTACTTTGGGAAAAGATGGAGCCTACGTGAAAGAAAAGGACGAATATACCATGGTTCCTGCCAAAGAAGTAGAGACTATCGACACAACCGGAGCAGGAGATGTATTCTGTGGAGCATTCAGTGTTTATTTATCCAAAGGACATTCGTTGGCCGAATCCGTGAAGTTTGCAAATGCAGCGGCAGCTATTGCCGTCACACGCATCGGTGCCCAGAGCGCCATCCCATACAAAAGAGAAGTCAACTTATAA
- the rbsK gene encoding ribokinase codes for MKVVVIGSSNIDMVAQVSHLPAPGETVGDANFMQSLGGKGANQAVAAARLGGSVTFVTSLGNDMYADILKKHFKKEGITTDYIIDDVNHPTGTALIFVADSGENCIAVAPGANYSLLPGSITHFSEVIDEADIIVMQAEIPYETIKKIALSAKQKGKKILFNPAPACLIDEELMKAIDILVVNELEASFISGIEYRDNNLEEIAETLLKAGTSNVVITLGSQGVYMKNAKATMQLPGCKVNAIDTIAAGDTFCGALAVVCAKKEIDQEALNFANTAAAIAVTRSGAQPSIPTLDEVKHFMLEKELALSFNF; via the coding sequence ATGAAAGTAGTAGTTATTGGAAGTTCAAACATCGACATGGTTGCACAAGTCAGCCATCTCCCGGCACCCGGCGAAACAGTCGGAGATGCAAATTTCATGCAGTCCCTCGGAGGCAAAGGAGCGAACCAGGCTGTGGCAGCAGCCAGGCTTGGCGGCTCTGTGACATTTGTCACCTCTTTGGGGAATGACATGTACGCGGATATTTTAAAAAAACACTTTAAGAAAGAAGGTATCACCACCGATTACATTATTGATGATGTCAATCATCCCACAGGAACCGCACTTATTTTTGTGGCTGACAGTGGTGAAAACTGCATTGCAGTAGCTCCCGGAGCTAACTATTCTTTATTACCCGGTTCAATCACCCATTTCTCAGAAGTAATCGACGAAGCCGATATCATCGTTATGCAAGCTGAGATTCCTTACGAAACAATAAAAAAAATAGCTCTATCGGCAAAACAAAAAGGTAAAAAGATATTGTTCAATCCCGCACCCGCCTGCCTGATCGACGAGGAACTGATGAAAGCCATTGATATACTAGTCGTCAATGAGCTGGAAGCTTCATTCATCTCAGGAATTGAGTATAGAGATAATAATCTCGAGGAAATTGCTGAAACATTGCTGAAAGCGGGTACAAGCAATGTCGTAATCACACTGGGAAGCCAAGGCGTGTATATGAAAAATGCAAAAGCAACCATGCAACTTCCCGGTTGTAAAGTAAATGCGATCGACACGATCGCCGCAGGTGACACTTTTTGCGGTGCATTGGCGGTCGTTTGTGCAAAGAAAGAAATAGATCAGGAAGCACTCAACTTTGCCAACACTGCGGCAGCCATCGCAGTCACACGTTCGGGTGCACAGCCGTCTATTCCCACTCTCGATGAAGTGAAACACTTCATGCTTGAAAAAGAATTAGCCTTATCATTCAACTTTTAA
- a CDS encoding RagB/SusD family nutrient uptake outer membrane protein, with product MKKYLSILALSCLTLCSCDNFLDLTPQSVLTPENAYEKPEDWQQTLYAAYGTLQEVFVGKYTITLTEFGTDEVIPFDMGWAAYSQLHYYTFSASHEFLDNHYRLCYEGIKRCNAVIDMPSDAVSADLHSSMIMQARFLRAIYYFDLVRMYGGVPLWTKSSIDRSEIMKPRATADEVYTLITQDMEAALGLPTSWPNAQDKGRATSYAAQALLARIYLQWGKPDEALKYCRMLEGKFKLYDNLKDIFDPKNKNQEYENIFEIQFKHSGSWGLEGSIQHSYWGPRNVGGPTNFGGWGGFGPTQYLYDSYDNADKRKKAFFITEYAGVTQTPPSSGKFWDAETGNVIEDDNLNFTMIRYADVLLMKAEALNSIDDTSNEKYNALNEVRNRAGLTSITAADNLNKEQFAEVVLEERLHELCCEHLRRWDLIRFGKLSEYMKDHAGVTIQPYHVLYPIPQAAIDANDAITENNEGY from the coding sequence ATGAAAAAATATTTATCAATATTAGCTCTCAGTTGCCTGACATTATGCAGTTGCGACAACTTTCTTGACTTGACACCCCAAAGTGTACTAACCCCGGAAAATGCTTATGAAAAACCGGAAGATTGGCAGCAAACTCTTTATGCCGCTTATGGCACGCTCCAAGAAGTCTTTGTCGGAAAATACACCATTACCCTTACTGAATTCGGAACAGATGAAGTAATTCCGTTTGATATGGGTTGGGCGGCTTACTCCCAATTGCATTACTATACTTTTTCCGCTTCACACGAATTCCTGGATAATCACTACCGGCTCTGCTACGAAGGCATCAAACGTTGCAATGCAGTTATTGATATGCCTTCGGATGCAGTCAGTGCGGATCTCCATAGTTCCATGATTATGCAAGCCCGTTTTTTAAGAGCGATCTACTATTTCGACCTTGTGAGAATGTATGGCGGAGTTCCTTTATGGACAAAATCATCCATTGATAGAAGTGAAATCATGAAACCGCGCGCCACGGCTGACGAAGTATATACACTGATTACCCAGGACATGGAAGCTGCTCTCGGGCTCCCTACCTCTTGGCCGAATGCCCAAGATAAAGGAAGAGCTACGTCCTATGCTGCCCAAGCTCTGCTGGCACGCATTTATCTTCAGTGGGGAAAACCGGACGAAGCATTAAAATACTGCAGGATGCTCGAAGGCAAATTCAAGCTGTATGATAATCTAAAGGATATATTTGATCCCAAAAACAAGAATCAAGAATATGAAAACATATTTGAAATCCAGTTCAAGCATTCCGGTTCGTGGGGACTGGAAGGAAGTATCCAGCATTCTTATTGGGGACCCCGTAATGTAGGCGGCCCGACCAACTTTGGCGGCTGGGGTGGATTTGGTCCGACACAATATCTATATGATTCTTATGATAACGCCGATAAACGTAAAAAGGCATTCTTCATCACAGAATATGCAGGAGTTACCCAGACACCGCCCTCTTCCGGTAAATTTTGGGATGCGGAAACTGGCAATGTGATTGAAGATGATAATTTGAATTTTACTATGATTCGCTATGCAGACGTACTCTTGATGAAAGCCGAAGCACTGAACAGTATAGACGACACAAGTAATGAAAAATATAATGCTCTGAATGAAGTACGAAATAGGGCAGGCCTAACTTCCATAACGGCAGCCGATAACCTGAATAAAGAACAGTTTGCTGAAGTCGTACTGGAAGAAAGATTGCATGAATTATGTTGTGAACACCTGCGCCGCTGGGATTTAATTCGCTTCGGCAAACTAAGTGAATACATGAAAGACCACGCTGGGGTCACTATTCAGCCCTATCATGTTTTATACCCAATTCCGCAAGCCGCCATCGATGCCAATGACGCTATCACAGAAAACAACGAAGGATATTAA
- a CDS encoding DUF1566 domain-containing protein: protein MKTYLKQLLIPILSGLIVCNFYSCDSDDEHTATPIAPILKEIKFPSENDIIPGQVAQINGLGFAKEDIVYLSNATNQKEKVEVTEITDSYLKFIVPVEAGGDYSITIERAGKQTVLNGTLKVPFIVPITDVILPSGNVQPKSKVEIQGKGFEAGDVAVLYASFYPTGVEYNLPLTLNEEGVEFTLPEGLYGVNSIMIVRGERKSNLGTITIETNVGDKLGGGVVFWVNTAKAHGYIVNMSNIGTGTEQFGPEVNPSDAAGTSQSMGSGYTNTQNIVKKFNALQSANNWPEWQGVKIAAQLCLDNSVTEGNAVYADWFLPSREELIEVFKVKSLLAEKGVNIPANNYWTSSEGDGETGWSAYYVNFYEETNIVSEICSKSGWKIGVLPIRAY, encoded by the coding sequence ATGAAAACCTATTTGAAACAACTACTCATCCCTATCTTATCGGGCCTGATAGTATGCAACTTTTATAGCTGCGATAGCGACGACGAACACACCGCTACCCCTATAGCTCCCATTCTAAAGGAAATAAAATTTCCTTCGGAAAATGACATCATCCCCGGTCAGGTGGCGCAAATCAACGGACTCGGTTTTGCAAAAGAAGATATAGTCTATTTAAGCAACGCTACCAACCAGAAAGAAAAGGTAGAAGTCACAGAAATCACAGATAGCTACTTAAAATTTATTGTTCCGGTGGAAGCAGGTGGCGACTATAGCATAACAATTGAAAGAGCCGGTAAACAAACCGTTTTAAACGGAACTTTGAAAGTACCGTTCATTGTTCCAATTACTGATGTTATTCTTCCTTCCGGCAATGTACAACCCAAGAGCAAAGTTGAAATTCAAGGAAAAGGATTTGAAGCAGGAGACGTTGCCGTATTATATGCTTCCTTCTACCCGACAGGCGTCGAATATAATTTACCATTAACTCTTAATGAAGAAGGAGTAGAATTTACACTTCCTGAAGGGTTATACGGAGTAAACTCTATCATGATTGTCAGAGGAGAACGGAAAAGTAATCTTGGAACTATCACTATCGAGACGAATGTTGGCGATAAGCTCGGAGGAGGTGTTGTATTCTGGGTGAATACTGCAAAGGCACACGGATATATCGTAAACATGAGTAACATCGGTACGGGAACAGAGCAATTCGGTCCGGAAGTAAATCCGTCGGATGCGGCCGGAACGAGTCAAAGTATGGGAAGCGGCTATACAAACACTCAAAATATAGTCAAGAAGTTTAATGCATTGCAGAGTGCGAACAACTGGCCCGAGTGGCAAGGAGTCAAAATTGCCGCCCAACTTTGTCTGGACAATAGTGTCACTGAAGGAAATGCCGTATATGCCGACTGGTTCCTCCCTTCCAGAGAAGAACTGATTGAAGTATTCAAGGTTAAAAGTTTATTAGCTGAGAAAGGAGTCAATATTCCGGCAAACAATTACTGGACTTCAAGCGAAGGCGACGGGGAAACCGGCTGGTCTGCCTATTATGTGAATTTCTACGAAGAGACTAACATCGTTTCTGAAATCTGCTCAAAAAGCGGTTGGAAAATTGGTGTTCTTCCTATCCGGGCCTATTAA
- a CDS encoding HU family DNA-binding protein — protein MALKYVVKKTTFGFDENKAEKYVARPFNVVTVDFKMLCDQVTKVGFVPRGTVKSVLDGLIDSLKTYMEIGASVSLGDFGTFRPSFGCKSQNDAKGVTTETLKNRKIIFTPGSLLKGMIKTVSIQKLELPDTETSTPPSGGGNEGEGENGGETPDPAA, from the coding sequence ATGGCACTGAAATATGTAGTCAAGAAAACAACCTTTGGCTTTGACGAGAATAAAGCCGAAAAATATGTAGCACGTCCATTTAATGTGGTTACTGTGGATTTTAAAATGTTATGCGACCAGGTAACCAAAGTCGGGTTCGTTCCCCGCGGTACAGTAAAGTCTGTACTCGACGGATTGATTGATTCATTGAAAACATACATGGAAATCGGAGCATCCGTCAGTCTTGGAGATTTCGGGACTTTCCGTCCTTCCTTTGGATGTAAAAGCCAAAATGATGCAAAAGGGGTAACTACGGAAACATTGAAAAACCGTAAAATCATTTTCACTCCGGGCAGTCTATTGAAAGGGATGATAAAAACTGTCAGTATTCAAAAACTGGAGTTGCCGGATACTGAGACTTCTACCCCGCCTAGTGGCGGCGGAAATGAAGGTGAGGGTGAGAATGGCGGTGAAACGCCAGACCCGGCAGCATAA
- a CDS encoding SusC/RagA family TonB-linked outer membrane protein: MKKHIILFIAIFFVSVLHAQTINIRGTVTDTSNETLPGVSITIKGTQTGTVSDANGNYNIKAKRGNVLEFTFVGMVKQSVTIGKQNIINIQMAADAINLDEVVAIGYGIAKKSDLTGAVASIKSENLTNSKVGTVTTALQGLAAGVQVTTGSVKPGGDASVVIRGVGSLRAGSEPLYIVDGIPVQGGLQDLSSGDIESIEILKDASSASIYGSRGSNGVVLVTTKKGTSGKAKISLNASFGTQRMLNKQDLMNAQQYYELVSIAQPNYKWTSEELRLLSRGESTDWQDAVTQNGQYQNYNFSISGGKNDMQHFLGVDWYDQKGTVKNSSFNKLTVRYNMDAKLNKWLRYGVRFNVIESKLMNINEEADSGYGTMFSAISSQPTAPIYTEDGEYFDGFLNTKANPVAIVDLLDKATLKSRFVGSAYIEIEPIKNLKLRSDNGGELVFYKVNTYEDGRMGQHYTAGGHANVMSNKKRYWQTENTATYSFDINKEHQFSAMAGFSASRTDYEEVTADSKKLSSILKYYNLQGAEEHGPNSSYAVPSSLVSFYGRFNYNFSNRYLATLTMRGDGSSRFAPGHRWGFFPSLALAWRVSEESFIKENAPVISNLKLRISAGKLGNQNIGDFAYAPTIALGSASANYVLGNNLVTGSVQTSISNPELTWEKANQLDLGIDFGLFNNRIAGTIEAYYKRTTDLLWEVPLPLESGFGTSLTNIGKIDNKGIEFTLNTVNISTKDFLWTTAFMISYNNNKIKELYDGKQDVNKTLFVGRPIGQFYLLKSEGIWQTNEAVEAAKYNAQPGDRKILDSKKDYVINGEDRDFCGVSTPKYYGSFTNTFSYKGIDLTAFFTFAGGHKINNSLNRYLNSFNVWGNMSENYYKYYWRQDRPNNKYPAPRVGSAYANGDGTDANLQKGDYLRLRNLEIGYSLPKSVIRNIKASNIRVYFSVQNLFTATEFTGFDVESSDNTNPYPNARSFIGGISLNF; this comes from the coding sequence ATGAAAAAACACATTATACTATTTATAGCCATCTTTTTTGTCAGTGTATTACATGCACAGACAATCAACATTAGAGGAACCGTTACCGACACGAGTAATGAAACATTGCCAGGTGTATCTATAACCATAAAAGGGACTCAAACAGGAACAGTAAGTGATGCAAACGGAAACTACAACATCAAAGCCAAAAGAGGAAATGTCCTGGAGTTTACTTTCGTGGGCATGGTAAAACAGTCTGTTACCATAGGAAAACAAAATATCATTAATATACAAATGGCAGCAGACGCCATTAACTTGGATGAAGTAGTGGCAATCGGTTATGGTATTGCTAAAAAGAGTGATTTGACGGGTGCTGTTGCCTCTATCAAATCTGAAAATCTTACGAACTCCAAAGTAGGAACAGTGACAACTGCCCTGCAAGGACTTGCCGCCGGTGTGCAAGTAACTACCGGCTCCGTAAAACCCGGTGGAGATGCTTCTGTCGTTATTCGTGGAGTAGGATCGCTCCGGGCCGGCAGCGAGCCGCTATATATCGTCGACGGTATTCCCGTACAAGGAGGTTTGCAGGATTTATCTTCCGGTGATATTGAATCCATCGAAATTCTAAAAGATGCTTCGTCTGCATCCATCTATGGTTCAAGGGGTTCTAATGGCGTAGTACTCGTAACTACCAAAAAGGGTACAAGCGGAAAAGCCAAAATCTCCCTGAATGCCTCTTTCGGTACGCAACGAATGTTGAACAAACAAGATTTGATGAACGCACAGCAATATTATGAATTAGTATCCATTGCCCAACCTAATTATAAATGGACATCAGAGGAACTACGTTTACTCAGCCGTGGCGAGTCGACCGACTGGCAGGACGCAGTTACCCAGAACGGCCAATATCAAAATTATAACTTCTCGATTTCCGGTGGAAAGAATGATATGCAACATTTCCTGGGAGTAGATTGGTATGACCAAAAAGGTACGGTCAAGAACTCGTCTTTTAATAAGCTGACTGTTCGATATAATATGGATGCCAAACTAAACAAGTGGTTAAGATATGGTGTACGTTTCAACGTCATCGAATCTAAACTCATGAATATCAATGAAGAAGCAGATTCGGGATACGGAACCATGTTCAGTGCTATTAGTTCACAACCAACAGCTCCTATTTATACCGAAGACGGAGAATATTTCGACGGTTTCCTCAACACGAAAGCAAATCCGGTAGCCATTGTCGACTTGCTTGACAAAGCCACACTCAAATCCAGATTCGTAGGTTCCGCCTACATTGAGATAGAACCGATAAAGAACTTGAAATTACGTTCCGACAACGGTGGAGAACTTGTCTTTTACAAAGTAAATACTTACGAGGACGGACGTATGGGACAGCATTATACGGCTGGCGGCCATGCCAATGTAATGTCGAATAAAAAAAGATACTGGCAAACAGAGAACACTGCCACTTATTCATTTGATATCAACAAAGAACATCAATTTTCTGCAATGGCTGGTTTCTCAGCTTCCAGAACAGATTATGAAGAAGTTACCGCCGACTCTAAAAAGTTGTCATCCATTCTCAAGTATTACAATTTGCAAGGAGCGGAAGAACATGGACCAAACTCTTCGTATGCAGTCCCCTCTTCCCTAGTGTCATTCTACGGGCGATTCAATTATAATTTCAGCAACCGCTATCTGGCAACATTGACCATGCGCGGCGACGGTTCTTCTCGTTTTGCCCCGGGACACAGGTGGGGATTCTTCCCCTCACTGGCGCTTGCATGGCGTGTCTCTGAAGAAAGTTTCATCAAAGAAAACGCTCCGGTCATCAGCAACCTGAAGTTAAGAATCAGCGCCGGCAAACTGGGTAACCAGAATATCGGAGATTTCGCCTATGCTCCGACAATCGCCCTCGGAAGCGCTTCAGCCAATTACGTTTTAGGCAATAATCTGGTAACCGGCTCTGTACAAACTTCCATCTCGAACCCGGAACTAACTTGGGAAAAAGCCAACCAATTAGACTTAGGGATTGACTTCGGATTATTCAACAACCGGATAGCCGGTACGATTGAAGCTTATTATAAACGTACGACCGACCTACTATGGGAAGTCCCCCTTCCACTGGAATCCGGTTTCGGCACTTCACTCACCAATATCGGCAAAATTGACAACAAAGGTATTGAATTTACACTAAACACAGTCAACATCAGCACCAAAGACTTCTTATGGACAACAGCCTTCATGATTTCTTATAATAACAATAAGATCAAAGAACTTTATGACGGCAAACAAGACGTCAATAAAACATTGTTTGTGGGACGTCCTATCGGACAATTCTACTTATTAAAATCCGAAGGTATCTGGCAAACGAACGAAGCTGTCGAAGCTGCCAAATACAATGCCCAACCCGGTGACCGCAAGATTCTGGATTCTAAGAAAGACTATGTAATCAACGGAGAAGACCGTGATTTCTGCGGTGTTTCCACTCCCAAATATTACGGTAGCTTTACCAATACATTCTCATATAAAGGTATTGATCTTACCGCATTCTTTACTTTTGCAGGAGGACATAAAATCAATAATTCACTGAACCGTTACCTCAACTCTTTCAATGTATGGGGAAACATGAGCGAAAACTATTACAAATATTATTGGAGACAGGACCGACCGAACAACAAATATCCTGCCCCACGAGTTGGCAGCGCTTATGCTAACGGAGACGGTACTGACGCCAATCTCCAAAAAGGTGATTACCTGCGCCTCCGTAACCTGGAAATTGGTTATAGCTTGCCGAAAAGTGTCATCAGAAATATCAAAGCCTCAAATATCAGGGTTTATTTCTCTGTACAGAACCTATTCACAGCTACGGAATTTACAGGATTTGACGTAGAGTCCAGCGACAATACCAATCCTTATCCGAACGCCCGTAGCTTTATCGGTGGTATTTCTCTTAACTTCTAA